The Deinococcus yavapaiensis KR-236 DNA segment AATCTTCGCGATGACGTCGCGCACTTTGCCGTACCGCGCGAGTTGATTGAGCGCGGCGTCGGTCACGGCCCCGTTGAGCACGACGTTGACGCCGACCATGTTCGCGTTCGCGGCCTGACTCTGCAACGTCGGCTCCCAGGTGAGGGGGCGCTGTCCGCAGGCAGCGAGGCAAAAGAACCGCCCGTGGGCGGCTGGCTGGGGCACAAGGATTCGAACCTTGATTGACGGTGCCAGAAACCGTTGTCCTGCCGTTAGACGATGCCCCACCGATGTTGCCTGCTTTACACAAGTACGAGCGAAGAGTATACGACGACCTATTTATGCGGTCAAGCCAATTTCGCTCACTGCCCTTGGCAGAGCTCGCCGCAAAGTGCTACAATGAACCGTTGCCTCGTCATGACGAGGACTTCAGGAGGATGTTCGTTCATGGAAGACCAGGTTACCCCGACCCCCCAGCAAGATGGGGGCACTCAGCCCGAAGCCGAGGGCACGACCGCTACGCCCACCGCTGAAACCGCGACCGCTACGCCCGAGGCCGTCAGTGCTTCGAACGCGACCGAAGAGTACCCTGCGATGACGTTCGAGGATCTCGACGCGTCGTTCCAGAACCTTCCGGGCGCGCGCGAGATCAACCGCGGCGACATCGTGGACGGTACCGTCGTGTTCATCGGCAGCGAGGGCATCGCCGTCGATGTCGGCGCGAAGATCGAGGGCGTCATTCCGTTCTCGCAAGTCGCCGACGAGCCGATCACGATGGAGCAGGCGCAGGCGATGTTCAAGCCCGGGGACAAAATCGAAGCGTACGTCGTGCGCTCCGACATCCCCAACGGCGTGATCGTGCTCAGCAAGAAGCGCGCTGATCAGGACAAGGGCTGGCGTGTGCTCGCCGACCTGCAGGCGAGGAACGAATCGTTCGAGGTGGATATCACCGAGAAGGTTCGTGGGGGCCTCGTCGCGCAAGTCGAAGGCATTCGCGCCTTCCTGCCCGCCTCGCAGGTCGACACGCGCCGCGTGAACGACCTCGATCCGTACGTCGGCAAGCCCTTGCGCGTCAAGCTCATCGAGCTCAACCGCAAGCGCAACCGCGTCATCATCTCGCATCGCTCGATCCTCGAAGATGAGAAGGCCAAGGCGCGCGAGTCCACCATGGGCAAGCTCGTTCCTGGCGCCGTCTTCGAAGGCGAAGTCGTCGAGATCACGGACTTCGGCGTGTTCGTCAACCTGGGCGGACTCGACGGTCTCGTCCACCGTTCCGAGCTCACCTTCGGCCGCTTCAACCACCCGCGTGAAGTCGTGAAGGTCGGCGACAAGGTCCAAGTCCAGATCATCGACGTCGATCCCGAGCGCGAGCGCATCAACCTCTCGATGAAGGCGCTGTCCAACGATCCTTGGCAGTCCGCCGTCGAGAAGTACGCGATCGGCCAGAAGGTCACCGGTAAGGTCACGAACCTGACGAACTTCGGCGCGTTCGTCGAAATCGAGGCGGGCCTCGAAGGTCTCGTGCATGTTTCCGAAATGAGCTGGACGAAGCGCATTCGTCACCCGAACGAAGTCCTCAAGGAAGGGGACGAAGTCGAGGCGATTATCTTGCGCATCGAACCGAAGGACCGTCGCATCAGCCTCGGCCTTCGCCAGACCAGCGACGATCCGTGGAGCGCCTTGCCCGACCGTTACCCCCCCGGCACGCCGGTCAAGGGCAAGGTCACCGGCATCACGGACTTCGGCGTGTTCATGGAGATCGAGCCGGGCATCGAAGGTCTCATCCACATCTCCGAGCTCGACACGCAGCGAGTGAACAATCCCGCCGATCTCTTCAAGAAGGGCGACGAGATCGAAGCCGTGATTCTCAACATCGATCCCGTGGAGCAACGCGCGAGCCTCTCGCGTCGTCGCGCCCTCGGCGGTGGCGGCAACCCCCGCGATTTCGTGTCGCAGGGCGGCGGTCAACGCGGTGATCGTGGTCAGGGCGGTCAAGGTGGCGGCGGTCGTCGTCGTCGCGACGGCATCGACTACGACTACAGCTACGCGGCCAAGGACGCGTCCAGCGGCAAGATCAGCACGAAGCTCGGCGACGTGTACGCCGACCTCTTCGCGCAGTTCGGTCTTGGCGGCAAGGACGAAGCCAAGGACGAAGGCAAGAAGGAGTAAGTCCTTCTTCAGCAGGGGCCCCGAGATGACCTCGGGGCCCCTGCTTCATTTCTCTTCGAAGGCGCATCCCGGTTCTGCGGGTCGGAGGTGAAGCGGTGAAGGAAAGCGTTGTGTTGTGCATCCTGTTCGTCGCGGCGGGAACAGGGCACTTCGTGCGGCCCGACGTGTTCGAACGCATCGTTCCTCCAGGCGTTCCCGCGCGAGAAGCCGTCTTGCTGAGCGGCGCGGCAGAAATCGTGGGTGGGCTGGGTCTCCTCTCCCCTACCACGCGGCGCGCGGCGGGCGCCGGGTTGATCGCGCTGCTGCTCGCCGTGTGGCCTGCCAACCTCTGGATGGCCCTCAACGCCAATGCGTTCGAGGGCATCCCGCCGTGGTTGGTGTGGGCGCGCGTCCCGCTGCAGCTTCCGCTGATTTGGTGGGTGTGGCGTGTAACGCGACCGAACGCTCGTTCGGTATAGTGGTCGTCATGAGCAGAATCGTCATCGCGGCGGCCAAGCGCACGCCGATCGGAAGCTTCCTGGGCAGCCTCAAGGACGTGCCCGCCGTCGACCTTGGCGTGGCGGCCGCCAAAGCCGTACTCGAGGGCGTGCGAGGCGACGACATCGCCGACGTGATCGTCGGGAACGTGCTGCAAGCAGGACAAGGCATGAATCCCGCTCGGCAAATCTCGGTGAAGGTCGGCTTGGGACACCACGTTCCCGGTCAAACCGTGAACCGCGTCTGCGGCAGCGGCCTTCAAGCGATCATCTCGGCCGTGCAGGGCATCAAGTCAGGCGACGGACAGGTGTACCTCGCGGGCGGCATCGAAAACATGAGCCGCGCGCCGTACCTGCTGCCGCGAGCGCGAGAAGGCTACCGCATGGGCCACGGCGAGTTGCTCGACTCGATGATGTCGGACGGCCTCACCGACGTGTTCCACGGTTACGCGATGGGCGTCACCGCCGAGAACATCGCCAAGCAGTGGAACATCACCCGAGAAGAGCAGGACGCCTTCGCCGCCGAGAGTCAGCGTCGCGCGACCGCCGCGATCGAGTCGGGCGCGTTCACGAATGAAGTCACTCCCGTGGAAGTGCCCGGCAAGAAGGGCGTGTCGATCTTCGACCGTGACGAGTACGTGCGCCCTGGCACGACCGTGGAGACGCTCGGGAAGTTGCGCCCCGCCTTCGACAAGAACGGCACGGTCACGGCAGGCAACGCCAGCGGAATCAACGACGGCGCGGCGATGCTGCTGATCACCACGGACGAGTACGCCGCCGCGAACGGCCTGACGCCCCTGGCGGAGATCGCTTCGTACGCGACGATCGGCGTCGATCCGCAAATCATGGGCATCGGACCGGCCAAAGCCGTACCGCTCGCCCTCGGAAAGCTCGGGATGACCCCGAAGGACGTCGACCTGTACGAGCTCAACGAGGCGTTCGCCGTGCAGTCGCTCGCCGTCGTGCGTGACCTTGGCATCGACGACTCGAACGTGAACGTCACGGGCGGCGCCATCGCCCTCGGACACCCGATCGGAGCGTCGGGCGCGCGCGTCCTCGTGACCCTCGTGCACGCCCTGCGCACCGCCGGGAAGGAGACGGGCGTGGCGAGCTTGTGCATCGGAGGCGGCATGGGCATCGCGTTGGTCGTCCGCGCCTTGTAAATCGCCGCGCGCCGTCATGAAAAGCCGAGGCCACCTTGCAAGGTGGCCTCGGCTTTCGTCGTCACAAGGGCAAGACGAAGAGTTCTTCCCCGTCGATCTGCGTCTTGTAGATTTGCACGGGCTTCACGGCAGGCAACGTCTTCGCCTTTCCGGTGGCGAGTTCGAACTTCGCGCCGTGCTTCTCGCACGTGATCCTTCCCATGTCGACATCACCGCCCTTCAACGGGTAGTCCTTGTGCGAACAATTGTTGCGAAGGGCGTAGTACTGCCCCTCGTAACACACGACGAGGACGCTCTTGCCGTCCACCTTCACTTCCGTCTGAGAACCTTCCGTCAACTCGTCGACCTTGCCGACGAGAACGCGAGTCGAAGCAGTCACGACGGCAGTGTAATGCCCCGCTCCCTGCGGGAGCGAGGCGAGAGGTGACGATTCACAAGCTGATCAGGAACGGGTCCTCGAGCGATTCGCAGATGAAACGCATGAAGCGCGCGGCGTCCGCGCCGTCGATGAGGCGGTGGTCGTATGTCAACGAAAGGGGAAGCATGTTGCGCGGCTCGAACTGCCCCGTCTCCTTGTCCCACACGGGCTCGAAGCCGCCGCGGGACACGCCGAGAATGGCGACTTCGGGTGGATTGACGATCGGGGTGAAGGCGTGCCCGCCGATTCCACCGAGGTTCGAGATCGTGAAGGTCGCGCCTTGCATCTCGTCGGGCTTGAGCTTGCGGTCGCGCGCTTTTTGCGCGATCTCACCGATTTCGACGCTTAGTTCGGTGATGCTCTTGCGGTCGACGTCCCGCAGAACGGGCACGAGCAAGCCGTTGGGGGTATCGACGGCCACCCCGAGGTGCACGTACTCCTTGTAGATGACACGATTGCCCGCCACGTCGATGCTCGCGCCGAACTTCGGAAAGCGGCGCAAGGCGTTGGCGACGACCTTCATCAAGATCGTCGTCATGGTGAGCTTGCCGCCTGCCTTCTCGACACGCGCGCCGAATTGACGGCGAACTTCCTCCATCTTCGTGACGTCGGCCTTGTCGAAGTGGGTCACCATCGGGATGGTCGTCCACGCTTGCGTCATGGAGCGCACGGTCGCCTTGCGAATCCCGCTCATGTCCTCGGCACGCACGTTGCCGAACTTGCTGAAGTCAGGCAAGGGCGCGGGTTGCGCGCCCGCTTGGGGCGCGGCGACGGCGGGTTGTGCTTGCGCGGCGGGCGCCGCCGCGGCGACGCTGGGTGTTCCGGCGGTGCGGCGCACGTCTTCCTCGGAGATGCGTCCCGCGAGGCCCGTGCCGTGCACCGTTTGAATGTCGACGCCGAGCTCGCGGGCGAAGCGCCGCACGCTCGGCGCGGCCGCGATGACGTGACGACCGTCGAAGACTTGTGGAG contains these protein-coding regions:
- a CDS encoding 30S ribosomal protein S1, whose product is MEDQVTPTPQQDGGTQPEAEGTTATPTAETATATPEAVSASNATEEYPAMTFEDLDASFQNLPGAREINRGDIVDGTVVFIGSEGIAVDVGAKIEGVIPFSQVADEPITMEQAQAMFKPGDKIEAYVVRSDIPNGVIVLSKKRADQDKGWRVLADLQARNESFEVDITEKVRGGLVAQVEGIRAFLPASQVDTRRVNDLDPYVGKPLRVKLIELNRKRNRVIISHRSILEDEKAKARESTMGKLVPGAVFEGEVVEITDFGVFVNLGGLDGLVHRSELTFGRFNHPREVVKVGDKVQVQIIDVDPERERINLSMKALSNDPWQSAVEKYAIGQKVTGKVTNLTNFGAFVEIEAGLEGLVHVSEMSWTKRIRHPNEVLKEGDEVEAIILRIEPKDRRISLGLRQTSDDPWSALPDRYPPGTPVKGKVTGITDFGVFMEIEPGIEGLIHISELDTQRVNNPADLFKKGDEIEAVILNIDPVEQRASLSRRRALGGGGNPRDFVSQGGGQRGDRGQGGQGGGGRRRRDGIDYDYSYAAKDASSGKISTKLGDVYADLFAQFGLGGKDEAKDEGKKE
- a CDS encoding DoxX family protein, with the protein product MKESVVLCILFVAAGTGHFVRPDVFERIVPPGVPAREAVLLSGAAEIVGGLGLLSPTTRRAAGAGLIALLLAVWPANLWMALNANAFEGIPPWLVWARVPLQLPLIWWVWRVTRPNARSV
- a CDS encoding acetyl-CoA C-acetyltransferase codes for the protein MSRIVIAAAKRTPIGSFLGSLKDVPAVDLGVAAAKAVLEGVRGDDIADVIVGNVLQAGQGMNPARQISVKVGLGHHVPGQTVNRVCGSGLQAIISAVQGIKSGDGQVYLAGGIENMSRAPYLLPRAREGYRMGHGELLDSMMSDGLTDVFHGYAMGVTAENIAKQWNITREEQDAFAAESQRRATAAIESGAFTNEVTPVEVPGKKGVSIFDRDEYVRPGTTVETLGKLRPAFDKNGTVTAGNASGINDGAAMLLITTDEYAAANGLTPLAEIASYATIGVDPQIMGIGPAKAVPLALGKLGMTPKDVDLYELNEAFAVQSLAVVRDLGIDDSNVNVTGGAIALGHPIGASGARVLVTLVHALRTAGKETGVASLCIGGGMGIALVVRAL
- a CDS encoding non-heme iron oxygenase ferredoxin subunit; its protein translation is MTASTRVLVGKVDELTEGSQTEVKVDGKSVLVVCYEGQYYALRNNCSHKDYPLKGGDVDMGRITCEKHGAKFELATGKAKTLPAVKPVQIYKTQIDGEELFVLPL
- a CDS encoding 2-oxo acid dehydrogenase subunit E2, with amino-acid sequence MAIEVKLPEVGDNIEQGSVVTVLVKPGDTITEGQPIIEIETDKAVVEVPSGAAGTVQDVRVKEGDSVAVGGVILTLTGGESAPAPQAAPAAPTPAAPTSPVQVSASASATPATAPRQVTLPDVGDNIEQGNVVTILVKPGDTVTEGQPIIEIETDKAVVEVPSNASGTVREISVKEGEALEVGGVILTLEGGAPDGASPSGVGSALGQSGAGAEVDEAVTVAPQASTAQRVADAQVEAQKQQAQSPAPTSPSAPPATPPQAPQVFDGRHVIAAAPSVRRFARELGVDIQTVHGTGLAGRISEEDVRRTAGTPSVAAAAPAAQAQPAVAAPQAGAQPAPLPDFSKFGNVRAEDMSGIRKATVRSMTQAWTTIPMVTHFDKADVTKMEEVRRQFGARVEKAGGKLTMTTILMKVVANALRRFPKFGASIDVAGNRVIYKEYVHLGVAVDTPNGLLVPVLRDVDRKSITELSVEIGEIAQKARDRKLKPDEMQGATFTISNLGGIGGHAFTPIVNPPEVAILGVSRGGFEPVWDKETGQFEPRNMLPLSLTYDHRLIDGADAARFMRFICESLEDPFLISL